DNA from Bacillus sp. Marseille-P3661:
GAGCAAAAAATGCATACGTTAATTTAATAGGATCCTCACTAGTAGCTGGTTCATTATTTGAAGATGAACTATCTGGAGTTGCATTATTTGAATTTGATGCTGAACTTCCACAAGCTGCTAAACCGAGAACTAAAACGACCATTATTAATAGAGTTAAATATTTTTTCATAGGGCCTCCTTTGATTTCCTTAATCTGTTATCCTGTTTTGTCTACGCCTGTCGTTCAACTAATTGATTCAAATCAGGCGGAGTATCCTCCACCTAATTCGTTTCCTCATTTAAACTAACAATTACTTTTCTAATAAAAAGAATGGTCTGCCGATTATCGCTTCAAGACGAAAATATCGATCTAAACCTGATGCACGAAATGAATGGGTCATCCCTGTTACAGCTTGTAAATCAGGGACATCATATAAGAAGATAGCATGCCAGCCTTCATCCCCCGCATGTCCCGCCGTAAAAATATCACGATCTAACGTCCCAATTAATTGAACACCATATTCATTCCAGCTTTCTAATGCTTCATTTAATTTAGGAAGAATATCATTTGTTTTTTCCTCTGAAGTCGTATTGAACCAGCCTGTTGACTCAAATTTAATCATCACACGCAATGGTGATGGTATTTGTGGCACATCATGTTTAATACCCAATTCCCTTCACTCCTCATCTTTAATTTTGATCAGCCATTCTTCATTAGCTAGCGCATTAATAGACCGCCATTAATATCAATCGTAGATCCAGTTATATATCCGCTTGATTCGGCGCATAGATAATTAACAATTTTAGCGACTTCCTCTGGTTCACCAGGTCGCCCTACAGGAATTCCTTTCACCATTGTTTCTAATTTATCATGCGGTATTTTATCCATTTCTGGCCCGCGAATGGCTGCAGGTGTAACGGCATTAACTGTGATCCCCTCTTTTGCAAGTGATCTAGCAAATACCTTTGTTAATGCCAGTTGGCCTGCTTTCGATGCGGAATAATGGGCACCAGACGTTAATGGACCTGCTTGGCCAGCAAAAGACGACATATTAATAATTCGACCCCACTGTTGTTCTTTCATGATCTTGATAACAGCTTGTGAGAAAAAGAATGTTCCACCTAGATTAATTGAGATAATGGTATTCCATTCATCCTCTGTCATGTCTTCAATCGTTGTTTCTGTACGAACGCCAGCATTATTAACGAGAATATCAATTCGCCCCCAACGCTCTAGCACTTGGTTCACACATTCGTGGATAGATTCTACTTTAGATACGTCGGTTGCAATGAACATCGCTTGGTTTCGTTCATTTTCACGTATTGTTACTTTCACTTTTTCAAGCTCCTGTTCATTTATATCAACGAACACCACTTTTTTCCCTTCATGTAAAAGCTCATCTGCAACCGCTAAGCCTAAGCCTTGGGCTGCTCCTGTGACAATTGCTACTCTACCATAACCATCTAGTAACAATAGCATCACCTCCTACTCTAGTTAACTATGAAATTATTTATTAAATACTTGTTCAATTGCACGCAAGGCATTTAATCCTGCTACTTTTATTATGTCCTCGTCACTATAGCCATGTGACACAAGCCAATTGACGATATTAACCATTGATTCAGTGGGATTCTCAAGTCCTTTTACATAATCAGATTCTTCAAACTCTTCGCCCCCATGTGAATCAGAAATAGACAGCATACCATCGAAAGCATGTTGTAAAGCAACATGGTCACCGTAGAATGTATCTGGACCAAACCCAACATGGTCAATTCCTACTAAATTTGCGACATATTCAAAATGCTCCATAACGGAATCAATCGTGTGATCCGGTCTATTTTTAGTTAAAGTGGTATTGGGTGCTGCACAAATTCCAATTACACCCCCGCTTTCTGCACATGCTTTTAAAATATGATCGGGTTTCATCCTTGGCGTGTTCCACAACTCTCTTGCACCGGCATGGGTAATAAACACCGGCTTTTCACTTTTTTCAATCACGTCCATGCTGGTTATGTCACCGCAATGAGAGATATCGATAATCATGCCTAATTTATTCATTCTTTGGACGACTTTTCGGCCAAAGTTTGTTAAGCCTCCGTCACGTTGTTCAGCTAAGCCAGACCCAAGTGTATTTGTATCATTGTAGGTGATCCCCATACACCGAACTCCAAAACCATAAAGAATGTCGACTCGGCCTAGTTCATTCTCTATAGCACTTGCCGCCTCTAATGATGGCAACAGCGCGATCTTATTTTCTTCCTTGGCCCTATAAAAATCGTATTTATCACTAGCAATAAACACCATCTTCTGTTGGGCGATATCACAATACCTTATGCCAAGTGTCCAAATGACATCATCCCATTTAAGCCCTGAAGTGGACGTAATAATCGAAATTCCATCCATAAAGTTTTCAAAAATGACATCCAAGCCTGAATTTGAAAGACCTTCGTAATCAAAGTGCGTATAGGGCTGCCTGCAATAAGGGATTATGTCCTCTTTTTTTTCAGGTACAATAAAGCCATGATCCCGTAAAGAAATAATGATATTATTTTCAAAGAGTGCCTCTACTCTTCTTTTTTCATCCCAAGAGGTTAATAATGAATACCCTGGAACTCTATTAATTGACTTTGAAACGGTATAGGATTTATAATCCTTAGTAGATTCTAAGTATTCAAAAGATTTATAGCCGTCGTATAGTTTAAGTTTCAATGCTTTCACCTCTCTAGATATTCGAGGCCATTAATTTAGTAATCGTTATAACTTCTAATGATGTGCATATAGTATTGAATAGAGCTTGTTTCTAATTAGGTGCTTTCTTTTTTAAAGCAAATTTTTCATCAAGTGGGAGAGCATCCTGCCAATGCTTTCCACGTTCAGCGTATGTTCCTGCACTATATAAATGTTTAAGTGAATCTACATCTAATGCAAAAGGTTCTTCACCATCTTGAAATTTCAAGACATTTTGAAGAAGAATCCGGCGCATTTGAATCACTGGTAGATCACTGGTACCCAGGTGTTCTTTTGAGCGATTTACGATTGGTCCCATTGTTTCTGTAGCTGCATGATCCTGGTTTGCAATGCCGCGTATTCCTGTAAAGTTGCCGCTTTTCATTAATTCACGGTCTTGCAAGTAATCATTCGTTCTATTCTTCTTTTTTCTAAAGTATTCATCAAGTTCTAAGCCGCGGCGAGCATGCTGTGCTTCTGCGTCAATTTCTTTAGTCTTTGAAAACTGAACATCCCAGCTCCAAGTACTTTGATCATCTCTAGGGATAAACGCATGCCACATACCATCTTCACCTTCAAATCGTGGCGGGAACGTATAGAACGGAAAGATATAATGTATCTCCATAAATGCATCTTCCTTATCTGTTCCTTCTCCAATCGCAAGACATCGCTTTCCATAGTTTGTGTTCTCAACCGCTTGCCTTACAGGTGGATTTTTGACCAATGGATGTGAAGGATCAATTCCAAGGTCTGTGCTAAGGACGCCTTCATTAACAGTCTGAGTGGCATGTGCTTTGTGAAGAAAGGCCGCATGTACAAAATCTAGATCATTTTCCATAACTTGCAAGTAATTACATTCTTGCCAAACCCGTTCAGCTAATATGCTTTTTTCAGGTAAGCCCATCCAGAAAAATTCTGGGAAAGGTGGTTTTTTATCTGCAGGTCCCATATAAGTCCAAACCATTCCATTTCTTTCCTCAACAGGATATGACTTTAATTTAATGGCTTTATGAAGATTACTGCCACTAGGTTCGGATGGTAGATCCGTACAAGTTCCTTCCGTGTCAAACTTCCATCCATGGTACATACAGCGTATACCACATCCAGCGTTTATTCCGTAATAAAGTGATGTTCCCCTGTGTGGACATGCTTCATCAATGAGACCAACTCTTCCATCTGAATCTCTGAACGCCACTAAATCTTCTCCTAATAACTTTATTTGTAATGGTTTGCCATCAGTTTCTACTTCATCAGACTTAAAAGCCGGAATCCAATATCTCCTAAACATTTCTCCCATTGGTGTTCCCGGATCCGTTTGAGTTAAAAGTTTATTATCTTGCTCCTTTAACATGCTTCCTCCTCCTCGCTTAATTTGTTAAATTAATCTTAACGGTTATTTAAATAGGGTACAATTGACAAGTTTCACTATTTGAAATTTTCAAAATCTTAAAACTAAGATTATACAAATAGCCTATTGCCACTGTCTTTCGTATCGTATTCACTTACCAAAACTGTAGTAAATTTTTTCTATCACTAAAAATGTAGGGTGATCTTTTAAAGCTATTTACTTTCGTATTAGAAACTACTATTTCAAGAATAAGGTTAGCGTGGTCTCATGTAGATATCCAAGTCGAACAGTTCCGATGAACAATCGAAACTGTAAAACCTGAATTCTATCATTTATTTAAAAAAGTGAGCTCCTATCTCTCGCTACGAGTACACATTACTAATCTCTTACTTGCCTACCACTCTGATTTTCAGTTCACCTTTTGGATACGTTTTACATGCTAAAGCGTACTTTAACTCTCTTTCTTCTTGGGGGAGAACAGCCATGGAGCTTGTGCCAAGTGTATAGTCACCCTCAATCACTTCGATTTTGCACATTCCGCAACCGCCCCCTCTGCATCCAAATGGAATGGCACTTCCCATCACTTTCCTATGTGCTGTAATTAAATCCTCATTTGAACCACAGATAAATTCATTTTCATCAACAAAGATTTTATACATGAGTAGCTCCTTTACGTTAAAGCATTGGAGAAGGATTCCATTAATTCACGGCGATGATAGAAAATCCCTTGACCAATCTTATCTTCTGTCCACGTTATCGTCTCAAAATCCGGATAGGTCATGTAACCGCTTGCAAAGGCTTCATTACGATTTCCCGATGGGTCAAAAAAGTAAACCGTTTGCCCCCTTGTAATCCCATGACGAGTCGGTGTTACCTCAATATTCACTTCATTTCTCGTTAGGATATCAGCAGCCTTCATTACGTCATACCAGTTATCAACATGGAAAGCAGCGTGGTGCAGCTTCGCATCCGGTCCTTTAATAAACGCAATATCATGAGCGGTATTTGTTGTAAATAAGAAACTACCTATCATTTGCTCTTGATCGACTGTCATAATTCGTTCACTCTGTCCAAAATCAAGAACCTCCATAAAAAATCTTGTAGCATTTTCAACATCATCACCCGTTAATAAAACATGGTCTAATCGATGTGGAGCAATACCGCGTAGATTATCAGGCCATGGATGAGGATTCAAGGTCCCCACAGCGGTACCAATCTTTTTTATATCATGATAAAGCTCCATTTGATGGCCTGTTGGGAGTTCAAAACGAATTCCTTGACCTTCGCCTAATCTAGTACCATCAGAAACACGTTTGGTTGTTAATCCGAATTGCTCCACTTTTTTCTCAAGAATTCGTAAATCTTCAATTGAACGAACCTTAAATCCCATATGGTCTAGCCCAGGAGAATCTGCCTTCCGTAATACAATGCTGTGATGATCAAACTCATCCCATGCCTTTAAATAAACACGGTCACGATCTCTGCCTGTTTCTTCTAACCCAATGATGTTCGTATAATATTTTACCGCCGCCTCTAAATCCATTACCTTAAGCTCTGCTCTGCCTAAACGCATAACACCTTTTTGCACCCAACATTCCTCCTTTGTTTTTAGGCCGTAGGATCAATTACACAATCATTTTCAAACTAGCAAACTATTTTATCAATAACCTGTTGCAGTCTCATATATGTGAAGCTGATGATAGTGATGAGAATGAAGTAGGTGTTAAATCTAATAATTATACTCATGTCAACAGTTGTAACTGCCTTTATACATGAAACGAAGTGACTTAACACAGTATGAAACCTAGATTCATCCATATTCCATCTACTACTTTTTTGAATATTCCTAATCTTTAATCATTATAAACGGTCGATTTATTGAGCAACAACTAGGTAATTTCACTATTTGAAACTTGTTAAATAGTTAAACGCATTCCTGTTTAGGTAGCTTTCATTAAAATTGGTTGGCAATCGGCCCGTTATTTATCAAAGCCCCATCAAGAGGATCTTGACGGGCTTTCCGCTCTTCCCTATACCGGAAAACTTATAACTCATAAAATCCCATGATTAGTGACAACTTGGGCTCTGGTATTGCTTAACAGGATTAAATATAGCCGGGCATCGGTGGCCTGCCTAGTAATACTGACCCTGCATTGTCATATATGCCCTCGTTTAAGAACGCGTGCTGGGTTACAACCATCGCGTCCCGCAGACAGCGCTGCAACGGGTGTCCATCGTAGATTGCAGCTGTGCCAGCAAGCATATAGGCTGTCTGCACTGCACTAGCTCCAACGCGGGTAGCTTGTGCTGCTGCCAGACGCAGCATACTTGTTTGGTCAGCAGAAACACCATCACCTTTTTGGATCGATTCCCAAGCGGCATCTGTAGTCTCGTAGAAGAACGCTCGCGCCGATCTCAGGGAGGCCTCTGCTTTTGCCAGTGTGATTCGCAAATAAGCGCGATCTGCCAACTTCGGTGCACCGGTGATTCCAGTACGACCGGCCATTTTAGTAATTTCATCAAGCGCAGCGCGAGCGACTCCAAGATTGACTACCGCTAGTACCTGTGCTGCATAAGCGATAGATGGATACTGATAGATCGGTTCATCAATAGTAGGCACGCCACCACGGATAAAGGTCCATTCATCAGAAACGAAGGCATCTTT
Protein-coding regions in this window:
- a CDS encoding 2Fe-2S iron-sulfur cluster-binding protein → MYKIFVDENEFICGSNEDLITAHRKVMGSAIPFGCRGGGCGMCKIEVIEGDYTLGTSSMAVLPQEERELKYALACKTYPKGELKIRVVGK
- a CDS encoding catechol 2,3-dioxygenase; translation: MRLGRAELKVMDLEAAVKYYTNIIGLEETGRDRDRVYLKAWDEFDHHSIVLRKADSPGLDHMGFKVRSIEDLRILEKKVEQFGLTTKRVSDGTRLGEGQGIRFELPTGHQMELYHDIKKIGTAVGTLNPHPWPDNLRGIAPHRLDHVLLTGDDVENATRFFMEVLDFGQSERIMTVDQEQMIGSFLFTTNTAHDIAFIKGPDAKLHHAAFHVDNWYDVMKAADILTRNEVNIEVTPTRHGITRGQTVYFFDPSGNRNEAFASGYMTYPDFETITWTEDKIGQGIFYHRRELMESFSNALT
- a CDS encoding acyl-CoA dehydrogenase family protein gives rise to the protein MSIEMKDQNLLNSVLTEIRSRRDEFDEKRHVPRDMIAQLKQLGIYRAATPRCFGGDPLSPSEFLKLIETISEADGSTGWVASFGSASVYLAALPRDTLAQLYANGPDVAFAGGLFPVQPAEKVKGGWRVNGLWKFVSGCMGADILGVGIGTGEGGKPLTAVLNPEDTEIVENWEVLGMRGTGSHDLRVKDAFVSDEWTFIRGGVPTIDEPIYQYPSIAYAAQVLAVVNLGVARAALDEITKMAGRTGITGAPKLADRAYLRITLAKAEASLRSARAFFYETTDAAWESIQKGDGVSADQTSMLRLAAAQATRVGASAVQTAYMLAGTAAIYDGHPLQRCLRDAMVVTQHAFLNEGIYDNAGSVLLGRPPMPGYI
- a CDS encoding dipeptidase, with translation MKALKLKLYDGYKSFEYLESTKDYKSYTVSKSINRVPGYSLLTSWDEKRRVEALFENNIIISLRDHGFIVPEKKEDIIPYCRQPYTHFDYEGLSNSGLDVIFENFMDGISIITSTSGLKWDDVIWTLGIRYCDIAQQKMVFIASDKYDFYRAKEENKIALLPSLEAASAIENELGRVDILYGFGVRCMGITYNDTNTLGSGLAEQRDGGLTNFGRKVVQRMNKLGMIIDISHCGDITSMDVIEKSEKPVFITHAGARELWNTPRMKPDHILKACAESGGVIGICAAPNTTLTKNRPDHTIDSVMEHFEYVANLVGIDHVGFGPDTFYGDHVALQHAFDGMLSISDSHGGEEFEESDYVKGLENPTESMVNIVNWLVSHGYSDEDIIKVAGLNALRAIEQVFNK
- a CDS encoding SDR family NAD(P)-dependent oxidoreductase → MLLDGYGRVAIVTGAAQGLGLAVADELLHEGKKVVFVDINEQELEKVKVTIRENERNQAMFIATDVSKVESIHECVNQVLERWGRIDILVNNAGVRTETTIEDMTEDEWNTIISINLGGTFFFSQAVIKIMKEQQWGRIINMSSFAGQAGPLTSGAHYSASKAGQLALTKVFARSLAKEGITVNAVTPAAIRGPEMDKIPHDKLETMVKGIPVGRPGEPEEVAKIVNYLCAESSGYITGSTIDINGGLLMR
- a CDS encoding Rieske 2Fe-2S domain-containing protein, with the translated sequence MLKEQDNKLLTQTDPGTPMGEMFRRYWIPAFKSDEVETDGKPLQIKLLGEDLVAFRDSDGRVGLIDEACPHRGTSLYYGINAGCGIRCMYHGWKFDTEGTCTDLPSEPSGSNLHKAIKLKSYPVEERNGMVWTYMGPADKKPPFPEFFWMGLPEKSILAERVWQECNYLQVMENDLDFVHAAFLHKAHATQTVNEGVLSTDLGIDPSHPLVKNPPVRQAVENTNYGKRCLAIGEGTDKEDAFMEIHYIFPFYTFPPRFEGEDGMWHAFIPRDDQSTWSWDVQFSKTKEIDAEAQHARRGLELDEYFRKKKNRTNDYLQDRELMKSGNFTGIRGIANQDHAATETMGPIVNRSKEHLGTSDLPVIQMRRILLQNVLKFQDGEEPFALDVDSLKHLYSAGTYAERGKHWQDALPLDEKFALKKKAPN